From a region of the Arachis ipaensis cultivar K30076 chromosome B09, Araip1.1, whole genome shotgun sequence genome:
- the LOC107619059 gene encoding uncharacterized protein LOC107619059 produces the protein MLIHLNVTWPPFSIFPFSPSRAIELHQKIRESSLSRRHSSPSRRCLFPTPSLVTLTPSPSPLFPTSHSPLTHTTSPLENRRSSSSFCSGCHFELTIGKICTQHRPLFAHRRREGCSQEQGYYNGMCVQQCYSANLLQLAFCLLWKFLRLKRLFQ, from the exons ATGTTAATACACTTAAACGTGACCTGGCCTCCTTTCTCCATTTTCCCCTTTTCCCCTTCGCGCGCCATTGAGCTTCACCAAAAAATCAGAGAAAGCTCACTCTCACGCCGTCACTCGTCACCCTCACGCCGGTGCCTCTTCCCCACGCCGTCACTCGTCACCCTCACGCCGTCACCGTCGCCCCTCTTCCCCACTTCCCACTCACCACTCACGCACACCACTTCGCCACTGGAGAATCGTCGCTCCTCTTCATCCTTCTGCTCTGGCTGTCACTTCGAGCTCACCATCGGGAAGATCTGCACTCAGCATCGTCCTCTCTTCGCTCACCGTCGTCGAGAAG GGTGTTCTCAAGAACAGGGCTATTATAATGGCATGTGTGTGCAACAGTGCTACTCTGCGAATTTGCTTCAACTTGCGTTTTGCTTACTCTG GAAATTTCTAAGGTTAAAGAGGCTATTTCAATAG